The genomic region CCTTCCGCCGCAGCTAAGTGTCTCAAAGAAGCAGGCTACACTATGGCTGAGGTGCTGGAGGGTTTTATTGAAGGATACTCATCAGAAAAAAGTATCTATAAAATTGATTTGCTAAGACAGGTGCTAGCTGACATCTATCCTGAGGAACAGGCACCGTTTAAAGCCATTATGGAGGTTATGGAAATAACTGATCCCGGCCATGTTTCTGAGACCCTTTACAAAGCAGGTTTCTCGGTGAAGGATATTATTATGATCCTGCAAAATGAATATGGACTGTCCTCCGGCGAGGTAACCGAGTATTTATACGAAAGAAATTTTGAGAACATTATACTGAATGTTGAGGATGTATATGGCGGAAATGGCTACCTGGACTTTATTCTATACAGAAAGAATCAGGGGGACAGCATTTCGCAGTTATTTGACTGGCTGTATAAGAAGTTCAGGGTTGCCGATATATCTCAAATTATGAATACTCTAAAACTTGCGGGCTTTTCAAGCGAGGATGTCATAACTCTTTTGTATGAAAAACAGAGGGCTTCAGACGACGAAACCATATTGCAGGTACAGGATATTTTCGGAGAAGACAGCATCCAGAGTTATATTAACCATAGAAAAAGCAAAGGCGACAGTATTGCCCAGGTATTTAGCTGGCTGCAAAAATTCGGCGTTAAGGATGTTCAGAGCATCATCAGCTATTTAACCCAAGCGGGGTATTCTAGCAGCGAACTTATCGAATTTTTGTTCAGTGGGTATGCTCAAGTGGATAATGCCGTATTTGAAGTTGAAGGCACCTTCGGCAAAAACGCCATTGTGGAAGTATTAAAACAGAAAAAAACACAGGGCTGGAATATTGGAGCTCTCTATAGGTACTTGAAGGATACCTTCAGAATTACAAATCTTACCCAAATCGCTGGGTACTTAAAAGCACTGGACTATGCAAGCAGTGTAATTATGGATTTTCTGTATCAAGTGATCAAAGAACCGGGCCTATATGGAGAAATTATAGAAGCGGTACAGGCGGCGAATGCGGCTGACGGAACGGATGTGATTTTAGGATTTCTCCGTGCCAGGAAAGAAGCTGGTGAGGGTCTTAGCCAACTGAATGATTGGATTAAGGATAAGTTTAATATAACGGATATGACGCAGACAGTCGCCTATTTAAAGGCAGTGGGCTATACAAACAATGAAATTATAGCTTTTTGGTATGAGCGTTACGGCGGTGAAACGGGAGAGTACGAGGAAGTGATTGAGGCAATTCAGGCAGCTTCCAATACGGATATCACTCTGGACTTCCTAAGGGAGAAGAAAGAACAGGGTGAGGATCTGACCCTGCTTTATAGCTGGTTGAAAGACAAATTCAGCATAAGCGATATCAGTAAAGTTTCTTCCTACTTCCTGGCTCTGGGATACGCTAGCCATGAAATTATTGAATTTTTATTTCAACAGATTAGCGATTCGGACCGATATAAAGAAATTGTTGCAGCAGTGCAGGCTGCAACGTCATCGGCCGGTTCCGACACCATACTGGAATTCCTGAGATACAGGAAAAGTAAAAATAATGAGGGTCTAACTCTGCTTTATGGATGGATGAAAGATAAATTTGGCATCAGCGATATCGGAAAAGTATCTTCCTATTTACTGGCTTTAGGATACAGCAGTAATGAAATCATCGAATTTTTATATCAGCAGATTAAAGATTCCAACCGGTATGAAGAAATTGTTGCAGCAGTGCAGGCTGCAACTTCGTCGGCAGGTTCCGATGCCATTCTGGAATTCCTGAAATACAGGAAAAGTAAGAATGAGGGTCTACCTCTGCTTTACGGATGGATGAAAGACAATTTTGGCATCAGCGATATCGGAAAAGTTTTTGGCTTTAGGATATGGAAGCGGTGAAATTATTGAATTCTTATATCAACAGACTAGCGATCCGGGCCGATATGAAGAAATTGTTGCGGCGGTACAGGAAGCACAGTCATCGACTGGTTCCGACGCCATACTGGAATTCCTGAAATACAGAAAAAATAAGGGTGAGGCTCTGATTCAGCTTTACAGCTGGCTGAAGGATAAATTTGGAATAACGGATATCGGTAAGATTCTCCGCTATCTCAAAGATACGGGCTATTCAAGCTTGGATATAATTGAATTTGCCTATACCGGACAGACAAACCTGAATGAACTTTTAATTGCTTCAATGCAGAATAATTATAGTGATGATAGTGTTATTGAATTGCTTGAGTTCAGAAAAAGCCGCGGTGACGGCCTTGCGGAGCTTTATGACCTGCTTGCCCGGCTTAGTATAACTGAAGCCAGGCAGGTAGCTGTCTATTTGCAGGCAACAGGATTTTCCGATGCCGAGGTTGCTGCATTTTTAAAACAAAAAGGAATCAATAATAACAATCAAATTATCAATCTTATTCAAAGTGTTTTTGGTGAAAACACCATACCGGACTTCCTGACTGGTCTGAAAAACAAGGGATACAGTGCTGCTAACTGCCGGATCTGGCTAATTGATAAGTTAGGCATCGACGATATTTCCAAAATCACCGGGTATTTGAAAGATGCGGGCTTTAATGATGGTGAGATCATTAATACATTTGATACTACCGGTGAAGCTAAAGGTTTTGCAGTATTAAAGGCTTTATATCCTTCAGAAACACCGGTGCAGATATTGGCCCGCTTAATGGCTACACCTTCCAGACCTTTTTATTCTACTCAAATGTTAGTATGCGGCCTGAAACAGGAATTCCCCGATCTTAAATATTCTGAAATTGTCCTGATGATAAGAGATGCAGGGGAGGATCGTAGCAATATAATCGATTGGCTGCAAATGATCAACTATGAAGGTGCATATTATCTGGGACTGCCAAAGGAAGACCTTGATGATCTGGCTTCCATTCTCGGTTCGCGTGAAGAGAGGGATCTTAAGCTGGGTACCAGAAAAACCAGTTACATTCTTTCAGGCTTTGGATATAGCCCGGAGGAAGTTGTTTACTGGGCAAAATATGCGAAATTCAGCAGTTACGAGGTTTTCAAGATTCTCCTGGATTATTGGGTAGGTATGGTTGGATCAGATAAGATCATAGAGCAGCTTAAGGCAATGGAAAGCAATGGTTATACTCTGATCGAACTTGCAGAGGCGGTAATTGAATACTATAGAGAAGGAAAACTTCCTCCCGGTTCCGGAAATGCTTATTTGGTTGAAAATCCATACAGTACTGCCTCCAATTCTATGAGAATCCTGGCAGGGCTTGGAAAGAAAATGCCGGAAATAGTAACAGCGATGATTCATGCGGGTATTGCTCCCCGTTATATGATCAACGCTTTACACAGCTATTGGTATGACCGGTATTATTGGAATGATCCGATGCCGGGTCATTACGACCATACTAGCGATGAATTTGCGCTCTTAAATATCGTAACCTGGGTTTACAATGCTGTAGAGAGCTTGCCGGAAGAAAAGCTGGCAGATATTGATATTGTTGAAGAAACTGCTGCAGGATTATACACAATAAGGGACACGGTTGGAGCTGAGAGTAGCAAAGTCTTTGAGGCTATGATGTACATCACAGGTAAAATGAGTTTTGATTTGGATAAAAAGTTACCTCAAACCGATATATACGCTATCGACCAGTATATTAATACTATTAACTCCTTTATCTCTGCCTTTAGCAATAAGGTGGAAAATATTCTGGAGCGCGTTTTGGTTGTTGATGCCATGCGTACCGCAGGATATGACAACGATGAAGCAACCGATTTGCTGAGGTCTGTGGTTGGAACAAGCTATTTGATGAATTTCGCTATGCAGGTTATGGGCGGGTACAATATTATAGACTCGTGGAATGCAGTTATGCGGGTTGATGTTTACCGGGTTCAGTTGTTAATTGATGCCTGCTGGTCAATTGCGTGCAAAGCATATAAATTAGATGAAGCTTACACGATACTCAGAGATTTTAAAAAGATATATGACAAGTTGAAGAAGATATGTATGTTTCTTATAGATAAAGGTGTTCTTCAGGCGGCACCGGGAGATATGTATGCTGCGGCATTTGCCGGATTTGCCGAAACGGTGCTGTCAGGCATGCCGGCTTCTGCTGAAATATCCGATGTTAGTTTTTCAGCAGGCGGAAACAGTACTGTCACTGTCAGAGGAACCGTTACCTCCGGCGCAGGCGTGGAATTACTTTTCCTTGTAAAAAAGCCGGATGCCAACGGCAATTCACAGAAGGATGTTCAGCTTAATTCTCTCACGAACCAGGAGCTTAAAGGGATTATCGACTACTTTGGATATGTCTTAAGTACCGATCCCGCTGAATCGAACGGAGCAACCTACAATTTTGAGTTGAGATACCGTTCAGGAGGCGAACCAGGCAGATATGCCGTTCTTATTGGGGCGGCAGACACCGTTGATGTTTATACTGCCGAACCGGTCTTGTTTACACGAACTCTTGCAGGGAAGGTATCAATCACAGGTATAGCTAAAGTTGGTGAAACCTTGATCGCAGACATAAGCGGACTCATTAATTCAGCCGGTATATTGACGTATCAGTGGTACAGGGCAGAGCAGCCCATAAACGGTGCAAACTCCGATACATATAAATTGGTAGCTGAAGACGCCGGCAAGACAATTACCGTAAAAGTGACCGCCGATGGAATCTATGCTGCAGGCAGTGTAATCAGTGATCCGACCGGGGAGGTAATAAGAACCTATGCGGTAAATATCGGAAGCATTACAGGAGGAACCATCACTGCTTCTCCATCTGCGGCGGCTGAAGGAGAAACCATCAGCTTAACTGTCACTTCGGATGAAGGCAAGCAGCTAAAAGCAGGAAGCCTGAAATATTATGATGGTGAGACATACCATGAAATCAGCGGAACCAGCTTCACAATGCCTGCCGCGGATGTAACGGTGACTGCAGAGTTTGAAGCGGTAACATATGCGGTGAGTATCAGGACGCTCTTCTATGGTAGCGTCACTGCTACTCCAAGTACGGCAGCAGCCGGAAATACTATTAACCTTACAGTTATCCCGGATGAAGGTTGGCGGCTTAAGTCAGGAAGCCTGAAATACAATGACGGCACGGGAGACCACGAGATTAACGGAACCAGTTTCACAATGCCTGCTGTGAATGTTGAGATAATGGCAGAGTTTGAAAGAGTATATACAGTAAACATAGGGGAGCTCTACGGTGGCAGCATTACCGCTACTCCGGCTGTAGCAGCGGCAGGGGAGACTGTCAGTCTGACAATTACCCCTGAAGAGGGTAAGCGGTTTAGAGATGGAAGCCTGAGATACTACGACGGCACTGGATTTTATACTATTTACGGAACCAGCTTTACGATGCCTGCTGCGGATGTTACGATAACAGCGGAATTTGAAATGATACCTCAGATTACATATACAATAAGTATTGGGACGCTCTCAGGTGGTACCATCAGAGCTATTCCAGATTCGGCAGCAGCGGGGGTGACAATCATATTAAACATTAGCCCTGATACAGGTAAAAGGCTCAAGGCAGGAAGCCTTAAATACAACGATGGCACAGGAGACTATGTGATTAGCGGGAATAGCTTTACGATGCCTGCTGCGAATGTTACGATTGCGGCAGAGTTTGAAAACATTTATACAGTGAGTATTGGGCCGCTTTCAGGTGGTAGTATCACAGCTACTCCAACCGCAGCGGCAGCTGGAGAAACTATACATCTCATAATTACTCCGTATGAAGGTATGATGTTTAAAGAAGGAAGCCTGAAATATAACGACGGCAAAGAAGACCATGCAATCAGCGGAACCAGCTTTACAATGCCTGAAGCAAATGTGACGGTGACTGCTGAGTTTGAAGCAATACCGCCGGTTACCTATACGGTAAGCATAGACGATATGATTATAGGGGGTACAATAATAGCCACTCCGAATATAGCTGCACAAGGAGAGGTAATAACTTTGGAAATTATTCCCGAAGAAGGAAAGCAGCTGAAGGCCGGAAGTTTAAAATACAGCGACGGTGAGTTAAATTATTCAATCAACGGAACCAGCTTCGAAATGCCTGGGGTAAATGTTACAGTGTATGCAGAGTTTGAAGATATAAAATATAAAATAAGCATTGATAGTACCATCACCGGTGGAATTATATTTGCACCCTACGATTTGGCAGAGGCCGGAAGGGAAATCAACCTGTACATCACTCCTGATGAAGGAAAACGGCTAAAAGCAGGAAGCCTGAAATATAATGATGGCACAGAAGATCATGTAATCAGTGGAACCAGCTTCACAATGCCGGAAGCAAATGTGACAATAACGGCAGAGTTTGAGGACATACCGCCAACTATTTATACAGTAAGCATCGATGATGCTATTACAGGAGGTACAATTACGGCTTCCCCGACATCAGCCATAGCAGGAGAAATAATAACATTGACCATTACTCCGAATGCAGGCAAACAGCTTAAGGCAGGAAGCCTGAAATATAATGATGGCACAGAAGATCATGTAATCAGTGGAACAACCTTCACGATGCCGGAAGCTAATGTTATAGTGACAGCAGAATTTGAAGATGTGTCAACACCAGTTACTGATTATGATAAGGTAATGGCGGATATTAACGCTTTAAGCATCGTATATGCACCGGGAGACAGTGAGCCAGCAGTAACACAAAATGTGAGTCTGATAACTACAGGAGTAATATACGGTTCAATTATTACATGGACATCAAGCAATCCGGAAATTATAAGCGACAGCGGTGCTGTCACACGTCCAGACTTTGCAAACGGAGATGTGACTGTTACAATAACTGCAACGGTTTATAATAATGGAGTAAGTGCTACAAAAGACTTTACCCTTGTTGTCTTGAAACTTCCGCAAATAACCTATACAGTTACCTTTGATAAAAATGGTGGAGACACTGAAGCAAGCCCCGCAATAAAAGAAGTAATCTCAGGCGGAAATGTAGGTATGTTGCCAACGGCTCCTACAAGATCAGGTTACACATTCATTGGGTGGAATACTCAAGCAAACGGAAGCGGTACAGCCTTCACGGCAACTACGGTGGTCACCGGTTCTATTACAGTGTATGCGCAATGGACAATAAACAGTTATGGTGGAGGCGGTGGTTTGCCAAGCGGTAGTGGAGGAATAATAAATACTCCTGTAGAAACACCAAAAACAGAAATAAATGTTGTAGGCAATATAGCGACCGCTACTACAACAGTTTCAGCAGACGTAGACAACAGCGGCAACGCAGTAGCTACAGTTAGTCGCGAACAGGTAAGCGATGCTATCAATAAAGCGATAGAAGAAGCTGAAAAGCAGGGCGATAGCAAGGAAGCCAGAGTTGAAATTAAGGTGGAAGCATCCGAAAATGCCACAACTGTGGAAACAATCATTCCCGAAGATACTTTAAGACAGACTTTGGAAGCCGATATTGATGCATTGACAATATCAACATCTGTTGCCACTATAACCTTTGACGCTAATGCTCTCTCTAACCTTTCAGAGGAAACAGCAGGCGATATGAAAATTAAGGTATCAAAAGTGGAAGTATCATCTCTTTCACCTGAAGTACAGCAGAAGATTGGCGACAGACCGGTATACGATTTCAGTGTCACCAGCGGAGATAAGACCATATCACAGTTTGAAGGGGATGTGTTGGTATCAATACCCTATACTCCTAAGAAGGGTGAGGATGTAAACGCTATCGTCATCTACTATATCAATGATTCAGGCGAGCTAGAAATAGTGAGCAACTGCATCTATAACCCCGCAACAGGAAGGATCAGCTTCAGCACAAGGCATTTTTCACAGTATGCTGTGGGTTATAACAAAGTCAAATTTAAGGATGTACCTCAAACAGCATGGTATAGCAATGCTGTAGGCTTTATTGCAGCAAGAGGGATCACTACAGGAACCGGAGATGGCAATTTCAGTCCGAATGAAAATCTGACCCGGGGGCAGTTCATTGTTATGCTTATGAAGGCATATGGCATAGCCCCCGATACAGACCCAAAAGATAATTTTGCAGATGCCGGAGCCACTTACTATACCGGCTATCTGGCGGCTGCAAAACGCTTTAAAATATCCAAAGGCGTTGGAAACAATATGTTTGCACCGGATATTGAGATCACTCGTCAAGAGATGTTCACCCTTTTGTACAATGCACTAAAGGTTATTGGAAAATTGCCTAAAGGAACAGCCGGCAAACCGTTATCTGCTTTCGCCGATGCAAATGACATTGCCACTTGGGCAAAAGAAGCCATGACTCTTCTGGTTGAAACCGGAACTATTAGCGGAGATGGGAGAAATCTCTTTCCGACGAATACAACTACCAGAGCGGAGATGGCACAGGTACTATTTAACCTGCTGTCAAGAAACTAATCCGAACCTTGATAGCATCCGGCTGCTTCAACCATCAATGCCATTAGCAAAATGGGTACTCGCAGATTTAAGCTAAAACAAATCAGGCACTCTATGCAAAATATATGTAGAGTGCCTTGATTTTTTCAAACATATTAATTTACGATATTCTATATTGAATTCAACTCCCACATATTGAAGCGAGAGACTTCTTGATGCTCGGTTGAATTGAGAAATATAGCATACGAAAATCAGGATTAGATTATTTGCCCAGGAAAGCCAGGTACTATATAAGCTTGCTAAGTTGTTTATATAGCAACCATAATATAATAGTTTTCATAATACCCAACTTCTGCTTTTCCAATTGCATTTTCGATTACAATTTTGTAACTGTGTTTCTGGCACAGCGGACAATAATACAGAGTGTTCTGTTTGTTTCTACTTTCATATGTCTATAAAAATAATTTATAAAATATGATATTGAGTAACAATTTATGATTAGTAGACATAATATAACAATATAAGTTTACTTTTACATGGAGGAAATTACTATGCCCATAAATTCTGAGATGCTCTCAACTATTGAATTTGTAAAGCAGTCACTGGGTTTACATCTGTTTTTTGCCAGGATTATGAAAGAACATTCATTTTTCCTTGAAGTGGGGTTTACGCCTAGAGACGCAAACTTTACCCAACAGGCAGATATTTTCCGCAGGGAATTTGATAGAATTCTGAGAGATGCTATTTCTCTTTCAAACGGTGTTGTTAATCGGGAAGTTCTTCAATCCGGAGAGGTTGTAACACCTTTTACTTTAAAAGCTGAAATGGTAACCATATTTTTTACAGGAGTACAAATACCGACTCAACTGACACAGGCGGAAGCAGAGCTGACAGGCGATGGTATGATAGCAGTCAATCCTATGCTTGAACAGAGTGTATCTGCCCTCAACCAGAGAGCAATAAATGCAACAGCTGCGTTGATACGTTTTAAAGAAGATATTTTATCTAATGTTTTAAAAGGCAAAATGTTCACATTTAATTATCCTTTGTTGATATTACACATAACTCGTGAGGCGGAATTATATCTTATGCAACTTGGAAAGCTTCAAAGGAAAGAAAAAATAAATCTGGAAAGAGAAGCTTATGAGCTAGAATTCTTCTGGAACAGGCAAATGGCAGAACACGCCAAGTTTATCCGGGGATTGCTTGACCCTACAGAAGACAATTTAATCGACCAGGCTAACAATTTTGGAAAAGAGTTTGATCAATTGACAAAAGAAGCAAAGGCGGCTATGGATGCGACCGCTCCAAAGAGTAATGTTACTGCCAGAAGTTTAAAAGCAACTGAAAATTTGCGGGACTTCAAAGCACAAGGCACGCAAGGCATTCTCGCATGTAAAATAAGATCAATCATTATACCGCTGCTTGGTGATCATGTCTTGCGTGAAGCCAATCATTATTTACGGTTGCTTAAAATGTTTAAATAAAATGTAAAATATTTAAGGAAATAGTAGGCGAGCTT from Clostridiaceae bacterium harbors:
- a CDS encoding DUF2935 domain-containing protein; this encodes MLSTIEFVKQSLGLHLFFARIMKEHSFFLEVGFTPRDANFTQQADIFRREFDRILRDAISLSNGVVNREVLQSGEVVTPFTLKAEMVTIFFTGVQIPTQLTQAEAELTGDGMIAVNPMLEQSVSALNQRAINATAALIRFKEDILSNVLKGKMFTFNYPLLILHITREAELYLMQLGKLQRKEKINLEREAYELEFFWNRQMAEHAKFIRGLLDPTEDNLIDQANNFGKEFDQLTKEAKAAMDATAPKSNVTARSLKATENLRDFKAQGTQGILACKIRSIIIPLLGDHVLREANHYLRLLKMFK